In Carya illinoinensis cultivar Pawnee chromosome 10, C.illinoinensisPawnee_v1, whole genome shotgun sequence, one DNA window encodes the following:
- the LOC122279796 gene encoding protein LSD1-like produces the protein MQSQLVCSGCRSILLYPGGATNVCCALCNAITSVPPPGMEMTQLICGGCRTPLMYTRGAISVRCSCCHTVNLAPVSSQVAHVSCGNCRTTLMYPYGAPSVKCAVCHYVTNVGISNTRVPIPVHRPNGTANSGTVPFSSTSQTVVVENPMTVDESGKLVSSVVVGVTTDKK, from the exons ATGCAGAGCCAGCTTGTGTGTAGTGGGTGTAGGAGCATTCTTCTGTATCCTGGAGGAGCCACTAATGTTTGCTGTGCATTATGCAATGCAATAACCTCAGTCCCTCCCCctg GGATGGAAATGACTCAACTTATATGTGGAGGTTGCAGGACGCCGCTAATGTATACACGCGGGGCAATAAGTGTGAGATGCTCTTGCTGCCACACAGTGAACCTTGCGCCAG TATCCAGCCAGGTTGCCCATGTCAGTTGTGGGAATTGCCGGACAACACTCATGTATCCCTACGGAGCTCCATCTGTTAAATGTGCAGTCTGTCATTATGTCACTAATGTTGGA ATTTCCAATACCAGGGTACCCATTCCTGTGCACAGACCAAATGGGACAGCCAATTCTGGAACAGTGCCCTTCAGTTCAACt AGCCAAACTGTGGTTGTCGAGAATCCTATGACTGTCGACGAAAGTGGCAAATTG GTGAGCAGTGTTGTTGTTGGGGTCACAACAGACAAAAAGTAA